GACCCCTGTGATTCTGTCTCAGCTCAATGGTGTTGTACAGAACGCGGTGTCGGCAAGTCCACTGATTTTCATTGGTTCCGCGTTTTTTGCTCTGGTTACGGTGGTGATCTCCTGCCGCAGGCCGGGGCGAATGGCGGCAAGAGTATCTCCTGTGGAGGCTGTTCGCTACACCGAGGGTACGGTGAATAAGAAGATGATACGCAAAGCCCGGTCAGGAGCCTCACTGTCCGGAATGGCCCGGGCGAACCTTGGGCGCAGCCACAGCAAGACGGCAATAACAGTAACTTCACTGTCGCTGGCCGTGCTGCTGCTCAATTTGACCGTCACTTTTACAAACGGCTTTGACATGGATAAATATTTGTCCCGAATGGTGTCGGATTGTGTGATAGCGGATGCCGGTTATTTTCAGACAAACGGCTTCTGGGGCAGCGACCGCGCCCTGCCTGAAGATATCATCTCCAGCTTGGAATCCCGGCCCGGTGTGGAAGCCGGAGGGCGCGTATACGGCAAAAGCAGTCCGGTGGAGGAATTTATCAGCGAGAACTATTATCGCGCGCTGAACGGCAGGTGGAACGATTCGGAAGATCTGGATCGCGCTGTTGCCCTTATGGATAAAAATGAAGAAGGCCTGCTGGCCAATCAGGTACAGCTTTATGGTATGGAGCGATACGCACTTGACAAGCTGACGGTGCTGCAGGGCGATTTATCCAAGCTGGATGAGTCGGACGGACGTTATATCGCCGCCGTATACGGTGAGGATGACTACGGTAATCCCCAGATGGATTCCCATTGGGCAAAGCTTGGCGACACAGTCACCCTGCGTTATGTGGAGGAGTACGAATATTATGATCCCGACACAGGTGAGATCTTTGAACCTGGTAATCTTCCCGGCGACCAACCTTACCGCTGCCGGGCTAAAACGTATCGGGACATTGATTATCAGGTAGCGGCACTGATCACTATGCCACACTCCCTCAGCTATCGCTATTATGGCACCGATGAGTTTATTATGAATGACCGGACATTTATTCAGGACAGCGGCACAAGCAACGTTATGTACTATGCCTGCGATGTCAGCGATGAGAGTACTGCCGATATGGAAGCTTTCTTGTCTGATTTGACAAATGAGCAGATGCCGCAGTTCGACTATGAAAGCAAGGCGACTTATGCTGCGGAGTTCGACTCTTTCCGCAATATGTTCCTGATGCTGGGAGGCGTGCTGAGTTTTATCATCGGACTTGTGGGTGTGCTCAATTTTCTCAACGCGATTCTGACGAGCATTCTGACACGCCGCCGTGAGCTTGCAATGCTCCAGTCCATCGGCATGACCGGCAAGCAGCTCAAAGCCATGTTGATTTGGGAGGGGCTGTATTACTCTCTGGGCGCTGTGGCAGTATCGCTTTTGCTCAGCATTGCTGCCGGTCCGCTGCTGTCCAATGTGCTGACCGGCATATTCTGGTTCTTTACGTATCGTTTTACGGTTTTACCCATCCTCTTCGTTGCGCCGATCTTCACTGCACTCGGCATTTTCGTGCCGCTGACGGTGTATCGCGCTGTTTCCAGACACTCCATTGTTGAGCGTCTGAGGGAAATAGAATAGTTGGATAAAACAATTTATTGGTGAGGCTAATCGTATGCTTATATAAAACAAGGGGCTGTTGCACAACGGGCTAAATAGTTCATAGT
This genomic interval from Desulfoscipio sp. XC116 contains the following:
- a CDS encoding ABC transporter permease translates to MNVANQKCIRRLSVKSMKAARTRNLIAILAIALTSVLFTSLFTVALSINHSLQQANFRQVGGWSHGTFKYMTREQFDELKTDPLITQYGLRCFVGMPVGAPFLKSHVEIGYSDANQAHWMYCDPVEGRLPAEGTNEAATDTRVLELLGVEPVLGNELTMTFDVDGAEVTKTFVLSGWWEYDEAIVANHVLIPHSRAQAIYDQVGIGGGIGKDGMTGSWNMDVMLDSSLHIEQDLNKILANHGYQHESRSVGDNYISIGANWGYTGSQLANSMDPITVMSITVLLLIIIFTGYLIIYNVFQISVSNDIRFYGLLKTIGATGRQLRRIIRQQALLLSLIGIPLGLLIGYGVGVKLTPVILSQLNGVVQNAVSASPLIFIGSAFFALVTVVISCRRPGRMAARVSPVEAVRYTEGTVNKKMIRKARSGASLSGMARANLGRSHSKTAITVTSLSLAVLLLNLTVTFTNGFDMDKYLSRMVSDCVIADAGYFQTNGFWGSDRALPEDIISSLESRPGVEAGGRVYGKSSPVEEFISENYYRALNGRWNDSEDLDRAVALMDKNEEGLLANQVQLYGMERYALDKLTVLQGDLSKLDESDGRYIAAVYGEDDYGNPQMDSHWAKLGDTVTLRYVEEYEYYDPDTGEIFEPGNLPGDQPYRCRAKTYRDIDYQVAALITMPHSLSYRYYGTDEFIMNDRTFIQDSGTSNVMYYACDVSDESTADMEAFLSDLTNEQMPQFDYESKATYAAEFDSFRNMFLMLGGVLSFIIGLVGVLNFLNAILTSILTRRRELAMLQSIGMTGKQLKAMLIWEGLYYSLGAVAVSLLLSIAAGPLLSNVLTGIFWFFTYRFTVLPILFVAPIFTALGIFVPLTVYRAVSRHSIVERLREIE